Below is a genomic region from Prolixibacteraceae bacterium.
GACCATGTCCTCCACCATGCACCCCACCTAAATGCCATTTTCCTACAGTATAGGTGTGATAACCAGCATCTCTTAACAACTCTGCTATTGTCACGGTATTACGTGTCAAGTATCCCTCATATCCTTTTTTACCTTCTGCTGGAGGATACACTGTATAATCAAATGCTCCTAGACCAACCTCAATATTATTACACCCTGTTAAGATTTGAGATCTTGAGACTGAACAAACGGGCGTGGCATGAAAATTTGTGAATTTTATTCCTTGTTCAGCCAATGTATTCAATTGTGGAGTATTTACCTCACTACCAAAAGGGCCGATATCAGAGAAACCCATATCATCCCCAACGAGAAGTAGAATATTTGGACGTACAGTTTCTGATGTCTTTGTTTGTCTACCACCACACGAACCCAATATAAGGGAAGATAAAACCATTACCCCACCTATAATTTTTTTTGATTGTACCATATAGCTAGATATTAATATTTCATATACCCCCAACAATATCTAACATGACATTGTTCACCTATATAGGCCGATCATCCACACAAAACTAAAACACTATACACCAATGATTTACACACCAGTAAAACATATAAAACAATTTAATAAGATAGACGATCTAACTGTTTACATCTCTTCAATTATTTTCCAATCAGTCACATTTACAATTAATCTCTATCCTCTTTTTACAATAAAAATTGTAATTTCGTAATATCATAAGATTAGATATAAGTAGCGGATATGATCAAACAGATATTCACAAAGATTAGAGTAAGTATCACACGATTCTTGGAGGTCGAGTTGGTGGCCATGTGTCTATATCTGGGATTTATCTCCACCATCAAATTCATGAATCTAATTGATGTGTTCCACCCATTAATTCGTCTGTTGATAGCGCTGTTTGCTTTCCTTATCATACTATTCTTATATGCACGCTTTCGTGATTTCCTAGTCGATTATTTTGAACACCAGATGGCAGCGACAACTGCCTCACGATTAGGTATTGTCATTCGAGTATCGATGATCCTACTACTACTACTATCGTCGTGGCTCTGTTGGATGTTTGCTCCAATCCTATTTACCCTACTCTTTACCCTACCATTTCTACCAATACTTATTGAGAAAGACGAAGAGTCGTCTTCCCATTCCAGTAGTCGGAACAGTTATGATGATGAGGGGTTTGGTGGAAACAATTTTGGAGAGAACCGTTACAACCAAAATAGTTACCATTAAAGAGCTATTTATCAAATGGACACCATCCAAACATTATAATAGAAAAGGAGTTACACCAAGCTAAGCTGCATGAACTTTGCACGCATGGAGTGTGTTTTGTATAGATAGATGCACCTCATTTAATGGATCTAGATTAAAAATTTCAATGTTATATTAGAATGAAACGATTCGTAACGATTATTATTACCATCATAACCTTTACCAATTGCAGTGTGAAGAGAGAGATCTACTCGAACATGACAACACATCGATGGGAAACTGTAGATGCATTTAAAGAGATTATCACATTGGCTAATCTAGATGGTGCTATCTTGATCTACGACACAGACAAGGATCTGTTTTATTCTAATGATTTTGTTAAAGCAAAAAAAGGGCAATTACCTGCATCAACTTTCAAAATAATCAACTCACTGATCGCTTTTGAGACAGGTGTGGTGAGAAATGACAGCACTGTGATAAAGTGGGATGGAGAAAAGCGATATCTTAAAGTATGGGAACAAGACCTTCTATTTCGTGACGCATTTAAATATTCATGCGTACCATGCTATCAAAAGATCGCAAGAGAAATTGGCGTAGAACGAATGAACCACTACGTGAAAGAGGCACATTATGGGAAAATGGATATCAACGAATCGACCATTGATCATTTTTGGCTTAACGGAAAATCAAGAATCACGCCGTTTCAACAAATTGCTCTTTTGAGAAAGCTTTACGACAGCCAACTTCCTTTCTCTTCTCGATCACAATCATTAGTGAGGCAGATTATGGTGATGCAAAAGAACGAAGAGATTGTGCTTAGTGGAAAAACAGGTTGGTCAATAGATAACAACCATAATAACGGTTGGTTTGTAGGGCGACTAAAAACCACGGATAACACCTACTTTTTTGCCGTGAATGTATCTCCAGATGATCGTTACGATATCAAAAACTTTTCTACCGATCGAAAAAAGATAACCTTTGCAGCCTTCCAAGCCAAAGGTATCATCAATAAAGATATGTTATGATCAAATCATAACAAGAGAGGATAATTATACCAAAATGACAAATAGTAGAGAGGCATACTTCTGTGAAACAAACTTATGCAGTCTCTTGCCAATAGTGTCGGGATAAACATACCAGTAGAGTTTATCCCGACACTATCATGCACCACGCTGTTTAGACAAAAAACATTCTCCACAAACAAAAGGTTACAAAAGCACTACACCATCCATTAAATGGACAGCAAAAAATACCACTCTCCGACCTTGACAGGCCCCATCTTCGACCCTCCTTCGACTCTCCTTCGACTATTGGTCACATATTGCATATCCAATGGTCATATATTGGTTATGGTTTTGTCACACTAAATGTGGAGGAAGGGTGAGCGATATATGACCAATATGTGAACAATATATGAGCAAAAGTCGAAGGAGAGTCGAAGGAGAGTCGAAGGAAGGTCGAAGGTGAGTCAAAGGAAAGGGGGAGGTATCCCATACTTAAAGTAGAATCGAGATTAAAATGATCATAAAATAAAATAGAATAGAGTGATTAAAGTGTAGGTTGGAAAGAGAAAAACAGATTTATAAACACTCGCTATCAGTTAAAATATGTTTTGTATTGAAGTTCTTCTTATTTTAGTTAAATCTTAATCTAACTCTAAAAACATTGAAAGACTAAGGCGATGAAAGGCTAAAACATGTTGTCGAGCATATTTTATAACACGATTATCTTCCCTTTATCTAAAACAGTTCTTAGACTAATAATAAACAAGAGCGAAACACACAAATACACCACACTGTTTTTCAGATACTTACAAACATAAAGAGAAAAACATATTGTGCAACATTTATTTTTTATCAAAATATTTGCATAAATCGCAAGTAGAAATTAGAACACATAAAACATCACTAAATCATCGTTTCAATGTAGGGGGGGAATTCTACGAAGCGAGGCATTTTTTGACTAACGAAATAATGGGGGAATTATATCATGACAAGTAAAGGAAATTCCATTATTGACCGTTTCACACAGTCGGCTATTGCCGTAACTGCTGCTGTTAAGGTTATAAGCAAGGAGCAACTTCTTTCAGAAAAAGAAGCACACAACTTTAAATTTATCTCATCAGAGATACTACAACAATACGATCAACATTATATCGGTAAAGAGGGGGTTGATGAAGCTTTGGTTGAAGTAAATCATGCCATCGCCGATACAGGTACGGTAGTATTGGAATGTAGCAATGAACAAGTTCGTACAGCAACCTGTGTAGCGGAGCATCTGTATGTGATTGTCAAGGCGTCGAGCATCGTAGAATGTAGTCATGATATTGTTGATTTCATGGCAGAGAACACCAAAAATCAGGGTGGTTATATCGCATTCATTTCGGGTCCTAGCCGTACGGCAGACATCGAGCGTGTGTTGACTGTTGGCGCACACGGCCCAAGAGAACTTACTATCTTCATTGTTTCAGACCTATAAAAACTTTCTACCATGAGCATCCATGATAAAATCCGTACCAAAATCAAAGATGATGTCCTACATGCAAATCTTAAGAATTTCGCATCATCGTACAAACAATCAAAGGCTAACGTATACAAAGATCTAGACTTCGAAGCGCTAAGAAAGCGTGTATACGACCTTAAAGACAGAGATATAAATAAGGTGATGGAGCAGTTCCACCGCTTTAAAGAGAATGTCGAAAAGAGTGGCGCTACTGTTTACCAAGCTAGAACTGGGGAAGATGCGTGTAACTACATTGCTGAGGTGATGAAGAAGCACAATGCCAAGTCGATGGTGAAGAGTAAGTCAATGACATCGGAGGAGATCCAATTAAACCACCGTTTAGAGGCAAAAGGATTGAACCCTATTGAGACTGATCTTGGGGAGTGGATTCTTCAAATCGGTAATGAGCATCCATCGCATATGGTGATGCCAGCAATTCATAAGACACGTCAGCAGGTAGCGAAACTATTCTCTGAATATACAGGTAAGCCTGTAGATCCAGATGATATCAAAGGGATGGTGGAGATTGCACGTCAATACCTACGTGATGATTATTTCACTGCTGGTGTTGGTATGACTGGTGCGAATATCGCAGTTGCAGAGACCGGTACTATTGGATTGGTAACCAACGAAGGAAATGCAAGACTATCTTCGACAGTTCCTCCAGTACATATTGTTTTGGTTGGGTATGAAAAGCTTTGTGATAACTTCTCTGAAGCGATGGATATCGTTAAGGTGCTTCCAAAGAGTGCGACAGGACAGAATATCACATCGTATGTAACATGGATTAAAGGACAAAATCCTTCTCATAAGAATGAATCAGGAACGAAAGAGACCCACTACGTATTCCTAGATAATGGACGTTTGGCTTTCTTTGAGCATCCTGAGTTTAAGGAGGCATTGAAGTGTATCCGTTGTGGTAGTTGTGCAAACATCTGTCCAGCATATGAGATGGTTGGAGGACACGTATATGGTGACCGTTATATCGGATCTATTGGACTGATTCTAACGGCTCTTTACCAAGGGGATGCCGATGCAAAAGATATCTTGAAGATGTGTATCGGTTGTCGTGCATGTTCATTTAACTGTCCATCAGGAATCGACTTGCAGAAGATGATTTCGAACCTGAAGATGGTAGTGGGACAGAAATATGGTATTAACAGTGTTAAGAAGAAGGTTTTCAAGAGTGTTGTGGCTAAGCCTGACACGATGAAGAGCTTGGTTGGTTTAGGGTCTACATTCCAGTTCCCAATGACCAAGACAAATAAGTTCAACAAAGAGAAGGTTATTGCTTCGGTTCCATTGTTGAACGGGGAGAAAGACTTCCGTCATTTCCCTGCCCTTTCGAAGAAATCGTTCACGAAGATGTATCAGAACGAGATCAAGCCATTGGCAAACCCAAAGAAGAAGGTGTTCTTCTATCCTGGATGTGCGGTAGAGTATTTCTATCCAGAGATTGGTATGGCCATGACAAGATTATTGCATAAGCATGGAGTTCAAGTAGATATCCCATCGCGTTCGGTATGTTGTGGTGTACCAGCTATTGCTGCTGGTGATCCAGAGGATGCAAGAAAGATGATCGAGCAGAATTTAGATGAGATGAAATCTCCTGCTGATTATGATGCATTCTTGGTGGTTTGCCCTACTTGTGGTGGTGCTATCAAGCACGAGTTCTTGGATTTCACCAGAGAAGATCCTGATCGCTATAAATTATCTAAACAGATTGGCGATAAGTTGATGCAGATGGGACAATTCTTAGAGCAACTGAATTTGAAATTTAAAGTTAAAGGCGGTCGTACTGTAACTTACCATACACCTTGTCATAATACAAGATCGATGGATTATAGTGCAGAGGGACTACTTAAGAATATTTTAGGAAAGCAATTCAAGCCTCTTACAGACACTAATGTTTGTTGTGGGTTCGGAGGAACATACTCTCTTGATTTCGCACCAATTTCTAATGGTATCTTAAATAAGAAGATTGAGCACATTGAGGAGACCCAAGCTGACATCGTAATTACGGATTGTCCTGGATGTATCATGCAGATTAATGGAGGCCTTATGTATAATGGTGTAGAGAAGAAAGTGATGCACTTATCTTCATTTTTAGAAAATGAAGTAGAAATTGTTTCTAAATAAATGATCCGAATAAGATTCTAATTGTTTTTTATTTACTTAAAGGCTGCCCTTTTTATTAAGGGTGGTCTTTTTTCTTTTCATAAAACCCTCCAAGGCATTTTCAATGCCACACCACGAAAGATATTCGTTCACACCATTAGGGTAGTTGAACTAAAAACACTCCATTCATGTAATATACAAAATTAAGACACATACATATTCATAATTATTTAACATTTAAAAAGTCTAATATTATATCAAGTGTCATATATTTGCTACTGCAACAATCCAACCTAGTAGTACACCATTATCCTCTATCACAATTTAATATTCAAATTGAAGTAATAATGGTAGAAGCAATTTTAAAAAGTACAGCAATAGCAGCCACTATGGCTCTTTTTTTCTCATGTAGTTCTGATAATGACACAACTCCTGATACGACTTACTACGTAGCGGATTATCAGAATATATTGGTCGATGGTCCATTGAATATCGATTTTGTCAATGGTAATCAGAAGAAATCATCCACGTCCACATATAAAGTGATGGTGGAGGCTCCAGATAATCTAAAAGCTGAGGTGTCTGTAGTTTCCAAAGATGGAACATTAACACTAAAAGCATCAAAAGAGATTAGCCTAAAAGATCAAATTCATATTACAGTGAGTACACCTGTAAATATCTCGGAGATTAAATTGAAATCAGATCAGACAGCTGTTTTTGATGGAGAGCTAAAGCAACCAGGTCTCATCGTCGTGACAGAGGGTCACAGCAGTCTCACTCTTAAAAATATAGAAGTAGCGAATTTGATGTGTAAGACCAAAGGTGGTTCGGAGCTTACAATAACTACTTATTCTGAAGTACTGACAGAGCCACAAACCTTCTCCTCTCAGAGAGGTACAAGAGTAAATGAGACGACCTTACTTGTCGATAATAGATACACCTATGTTGGAACAAGTGTGACACTTGAAGATGGCTCTTGGAAAGTAGAAGGAGATAAAATCTATGTGACATACTTTATGAACCAATGTCTTTTCGAAGCAGACGGAAGTACGACGATTGATGCCATAGCAGCACAATCAAGAGTTGTGGATATCCAATTAAATGGAACTTCATCGGCGAACGTCTATGCCATTGAGAAGATCACAGGACAAGGTAAAGGTAGTTCAACACTATATTACAAAGATATAGCGGGAGTGGATATCACCAATTTTATAACCCAAGGAGCAGCGCAAGTATCACCTTATATTGCACAGTGATAGTTGTAGCAATTGGGATAAGAAAAGAAGATTCGACGAAGGGTCTTCTTTTTTTGTTTCCACCGATCCCTTTCTATCTGTATAGCACTAGATCCAACGACTGTTGATGGAGAAGTTTTAATATTTAGTAGATATCTTCTTTATGCGAAGCCGAAGAGAAGATCGTAGCCTTACTCAAGATTGATCTTTGTTGGTGAAAGCGAAGTATAACAGATGGTATAATAGATGAATCCCTCTAATCGCTTATTTTCATTAGACACACAAACACCCCCTGTTATGAAACAAAAGAGACTACCTAAGGGGAATAGAATTGAAAAGAATAATTATGAAAAGATTGACTTTTATAATTATTTCTCTTTATTTTTAACCTTTAAATAGATGATTGGTATGGATATTGATACTTTATCCCAATACAATTATGACTCTTTAAGGAGCGACAACAACAGATTTTCATTCATATATTGATCAAAAGATGAGAAGATTATCCCTATTATTTTTCACTTTATGCCTTTTAATGGGTTCATTCCATCAGGCTTGGGCTGATAAGAGCAAGAACTTTAAACCAAAACGTAAATTGACTCGTAAAGAGTATATTGAAACGTATCGTGAAATTGCGATTAAGGAGATGAACCTCTATCATATCCCTGCAAGTATCACATTGGCACAAGGAATTCTAGAGTCTGGAGATGGAAACAGTTATTTGGCTGTAGTGGGAAAGAATCACTTTGGTGTGAAATGTCACTCCTCATGGAAAGGACCTTCTCTACGCTTAGATGATGATAAAAGGAATGAGTGTTTTCGTAAATATAAGAGTGTAGAGCACTCTTATAAAGACCACTCTGTTTTTCTTCAATCCAAGCGTTACCAAAATCTATATACGCATAAGATTACCGATTATAAAAAATGGGCTAAAGGGCTAAAGAAAGCTGGATATGCAACCAATCCTCATTACCCTAAGCTACTGATAAAGATTATCGAGGAGAATAATTTAGCACAATACGACCAGTTCTATCAGAAAGAGTTCAATAGTCATAAGCCTTCGCCTTTCGACAAAGGTTCGGGGTCGTTTAAGTTCACTATCGGCAATAAGAACCGTATTGTGGAGAACAATAAGAGTCGTGTGATCGTAGCTGTTGAAGGGGATACTTACCTATCGTTGGCACAGAAATACGGTTTGAAAGATTGGGAGATATACAATTATAATGATGTACATAAATCCGATAGACCTAAGGCTAACAGAAATATCTATCTAGAGAGAAAGAAAGGAAAGGCAGCCAAAGGATTCGATACCCATACGGTGAAAGAGGGCGAGAATATGCATGATATTGCACAGCAGTATGGAATTCGTCTAAAAGCACTTTATAGACGCAACCGTATGCGAAGTGGTCGTCAACCTAATGTAGGAGATACAGTCTATCTTAGAGGAAAAGCACCCAAAAGATAACTCTGAGATCTTATATCGCAAGTAAAAGGGCAAATGTTTGAAACATTTGCCCTTTTGTCTACATATCATTTCATGTAATAATTCGCCTATAACTTTTATGTTATACCAATGGGTATTACTACTAAGATAGCATCAATTGATTCTCAATACGGAAACCATTGATAAACTGGGATGTTTTCATACGTTTCTTTCCTGCAAGCTGCATCTCTTCGAACCATACATATCCATCTTTCAATGCCACACGTAGCATATCCTTGTCTATCACTACCGTACCGACAGTGTCGTGATGTGGTTCGATAGAAGGTTTTGTAGCAAAAAGCTTTGCGGTATGCTTCTTCTCGCCATCAGTCATCTCAATCCAAGCTGCTGGATAAGGAGATAGACCTCTTACCTTATTGTGGAAGTCCATCACCGATAGATCTGAATTGACTTGACAATCGGCTTTAAATATCTTAGGAGCATGATGTGACACCGCACCTTCTGCAATCAATTTATCTTGATCGATAGGTGTAACATTCCCTTCGGCCAATGCATCTACGGTCTTACAAACAAGGTTTGCTCCGATCACCATGAGCTTATCATGGATGGTCCCAATGTTATCATACAGATCGATATCGATGGCCTCTTGGAAAAGAAGGTTCCCTGTATCGATTTGATGCTTCAACAAGAAAGTGGTTACTCCTGTCTGTTTGTCCCCGTTGATAATCGCCCAGTTTAATGGAGCAGCACCACGGTAGTTTGGTAGCAGTGATCCATGTAGATTAAATGTTCCCATTGCAGGCATGTTCCACACGATCTCAGGTAACATTCTGAAGGCAACAACAATCTGTAGGTCGGCTTTATAAGAAGCAAGTTCTTCAACAAATGTTGGCTCTTTAAGCTTTTCGGGCTGAAGGGTTGGAAGCCCTTGCTCTACGGCATATTGCTTCACCTCGGACATGCGTACTTTCTGTCCTCTACCGGCAGGTTTATCAGGGACTGTAACCACAGCAACCACATTGTAACCCCCTTCGACCAAAGCTTTTAAGCTCTCTACGGCGAAGCCAGGCGTACCCATAAAAACAATTCTTATATCTTTTGCATTCATCGCTATACTTATTTCTTTAAACACTATTGATTCTGACCTTTAAGATCGTCACGAAGATTCATATTTCCTTTGGTCGCCGTGGGATCATATGGACAATGTTTACATCCATTACCACAACAGTATCCTTTCTTGATTAAAAAAGTCTCTGTCATAACACGATATCCATGCTCACTCTTGTAGTAATCGACTCCTTCGACCAAAGGATCTTGTAAAGGCTTATCATCAAATAGCATAGTCTATTCGTTTAAAGTGAAAAAAGGCATTTCCGAAGAGATGCCTTTCTATTATTTTCGGTGAACTATTTCTTCTCTTTAGGCTCGACCTTTTCGAGCACGTGCCCCATACGGTCTTTTTTAGTCTGCATGTAGAAGGCATTGAATTCGTTAGGCTCTATTTCAATAGATACCGTCTCCTGCACCTTCAAACCGTATCCCTCTAAGCCTACACGCTTAATTGGGTTGTTGGTCATCAAACGCATATTCTTCACTCCTAAACTACGTAGGATTTGTGCTCCTACACCATAATCTCTTTCGTCAGGATCGAAACCTAGATGAACATTGGCATCTACAGTATCTAAGCCCTCTTCTTGAAGTTTATAAGCTTTGATCTTGTTCATCAGACCGATACCACGCCCCTCTTGTTGCATATAGACAACGGCTCCTTTACCTTCTTCTTCGATCATAGCCATGGCTTTGTGAAGCTGTTCTCCACATTCACAACGCATAGATCCAAAAATATCGCCTGTAGCACATGATGAATGTACACGTACAAGGACTGGCTCTTTCTCGTCCCACTCTCCTTTGATCAAAGCGATATGCTCGACACCATTAGATTTTTGGCGGAATGGAATGAGGCGGAAATGACCATCTTTGGTTGGCATCTGTACCTCATCACCTCTTTCGATCAAACTCTCACGCTCTAGACGATAAGAGATAAGATCTTCGATAGAGATAATCTTTATATTGAACTTCTTACTAATTTCCAGTAGTTGCGGAAGGCGCGCCATCGAACCGTCCTCGTTCATGATCTCAACCAATACACCCGAAGGATAAAGGCCTGCCAAACGAGCTAGGTCACATGAAGCTTCCGTATGTCCGCTTCGTCTTAACACACCACGCTCTTTCGCTCTTAAAGGAAAGATATGACCTGGTCGCCCCAATACAGCCGGGTCCGTCTTTGGATCTACAAGTGCCTGAATGGTTTTTGCTCTATCATGAGCAGAAATACCCGTAGTACAACCATCTCCAATCTTATCCACAGAGATCGTAAAAGGCGTATCGTAATGAGATGAATTTTTTCCTACCATCATCTCTAACTCTAACTCCTCACAACGCTCTTCAGTAAGAGAGACACAGATTAATCCACGACCATGTGTTGCCATGAAATTAACCATCTCTGGGGTAATCTTATCTGCTGCCCCAATGAAGTCCCCTTCGTTTTCGCGATCCTCATCATCTACTACGATGACTAGTTTACCATCTCGGATGTCTTGTAATGCTTCCTCTATGGTATTTAACACTCCCCCTTGAGGGTTCATATTATCTGTTTTAGCTTCACTCATTACTTCACTCTTTTTTACGATAGACGTCATTTTACGACGCAATATTTAATGGTTCAAACAGCCTTTTACTCTATCCAAACGATAGGGCATATCTGTTTGATTATAGACAACTCTTACGCTTCTTTTGAATCTTCAGATGTTTTCTTAGACTTTAACACCCGTTTCTTAAATATGTTTATGATTGGCTTAAATATCAACGAAAAATTAAAACGTGAAGAATCATTCGCTGAAACATAGGTTAACAATAAACCTGCTGGCAAATAGATGAATGTGCTCAACCACATCGCCTCCCATATAGGCATATTCCCTGCCTGTGCAGCTTTTTTAAGTGTTGTACCAATGATATAATAGATAATAAATAGAATAATGGATATGACTAGTGGAAGTCCCATTCCTCCTTTTCGGATGA
It encodes:
- the blaOXA gene encoding class D beta-lactamase; the encoded protein is MKRFVTIIITIITFTNCSVKREIYSNMTTHRWETVDAFKEIITLANLDGAILIYDTDKDLFYSNDFVKAKKGQLPASTFKIINSLIAFETGVVRNDSTVIKWDGEKRYLKVWEQDLLFRDAFKYSCVPCYQKIAREIGVERMNHYVKEAHYGKMDINESTIDHFWLNGKSRITPFQQIALLRKLYDSQLPFSSRSQSLVRQIMVMQKNEEIVLSGKTGWSIDNNHNNGWFVGRLKTTDNTYFFAVNVSPDDRYDIKNFSTDRKKITFAAFQAKGIINKDML
- a CDS encoding LUD domain-containing protein, whose protein sequence is MTSKGNSIIDRFTQSAIAVTAAVKVISKEQLLSEKEAHNFKFISSEILQQYDQHYIGKEGVDEALVEVNHAIADTGTVVLECSNEQVRTATCVAEHLYVIVKASSIVECSHDIVDFMAENTKNQGGYIAFISGPSRTADIERVLTVGAHGPRELTIFIVSDL
- a CDS encoding LUD domain-containing protein — its product is MSIHDKIRTKIKDDVLHANLKNFASSYKQSKANVYKDLDFEALRKRVYDLKDRDINKVMEQFHRFKENVEKSGATVYQARTGEDACNYIAEVMKKHNAKSMVKSKSMTSEEIQLNHRLEAKGLNPIETDLGEWILQIGNEHPSHMVMPAIHKTRQQVAKLFSEYTGKPVDPDDIKGMVEIARQYLRDDYFTAGVGMTGANIAVAETGTIGLVTNEGNARLSSTVPPVHIVLVGYEKLCDNFSEAMDIVKVLPKSATGQNITSYVTWIKGQNPSHKNESGTKETHYVFLDNGRLAFFEHPEFKEALKCIRCGSCANICPAYEMVGGHVYGDRYIGSIGLILTALYQGDADAKDILKMCIGCRACSFNCPSGIDLQKMISNLKMVVGQKYGINSVKKKVFKSVVAKPDTMKSLVGLGSTFQFPMTKTNKFNKEKVIASVPLLNGEKDFRHFPALSKKSFTKMYQNEIKPLANPKKKVFFYPGCAVEYFYPEIGMAMTRLLHKHGVQVDIPSRSVCCGVPAIAAGDPEDARKMIEQNLDEMKSPADYDAFLVVCPTCGGAIKHEFLDFTREDPDRYKLSKQIGDKLMQMGQFLEQLNLKFKVKGGRTVTYHTPCHNTRSMDYSAEGLLKNILGKQFKPLTDTNVCCGFGGTYSLDFAPISNGILNKKIEHIEETQADIVITDCPGCIMQINGGLMYNGVEKKVMHLSSFLENEVEIVSK
- a CDS encoding DUF2807 domain-containing protein, encoding MVEAILKSTAIAATMALFFSCSSDNDTTPDTTYYVADYQNILVDGPLNIDFVNGNQKKSSTSTYKVMVEAPDNLKAEVSVVSKDGTLTLKASKEISLKDQIHITVSTPVNISEIKLKSDQTAVFDGELKQPGLIVVTEGHSSLTLKNIEVANLMCKTKGGSELTITTYSEVLTEPQTFSSQRGTRVNETTLLVDNRYTYVGTSVTLEDGSWKVEGDKIYVTYFMNQCLFEADGSTTIDAIAAQSRVVDIQLNGTSSANVYAIEKITGQGKGSSTLYYKDIAGVDITNFITQGAAQVSPYIAQ
- a CDS encoding glucosaminidase domain-containing protein, giving the protein MRRLSLLFFTLCLLMGSFHQAWADKSKNFKPKRKLTRKEYIETYREIAIKEMNLYHIPASITLAQGILESGDGNSYLAVVGKNHFGVKCHSSWKGPSLRLDDDKRNECFRKYKSVEHSYKDHSVFLQSKRYQNLYTHKITDYKKWAKGLKKAGYATNPHYPKLLIKIIEENNLAQYDQFYQKEFNSHKPSPFDKGSGSFKFTIGNKNRIVENNKSRVIVAVEGDTYLSLAQKYGLKDWEIYNYNDVHKSDRPKANRNIYLERKKGKAAKGFDTHTVKEGENMHDIAQQYGIRLKALYRRNRMRSGRQPNVGDTVYLRGKAPKR
- the fmt gene encoding methionyl-tRNA formyltransferase, translating into MGTPGFAVESLKALVEGGYNVVAVVTVPDKPAGRGQKVRMSEVKQYAVEQGLPTLQPEKLKEPTFVEELASYKADLQIVVAFRMLPEIVWNMPAMGTFNLHGSLLPNYRGAAPLNWAIINGDKQTGVTTFLLKHQIDTGNLLFQEAIDIDLYDNIGTIHDKLMVIGANLVCKTVDALAEGNVTPIDQDKLIAEGAVSHHAPKIFKADCQVNSDLSVMDFHNKVRGLSPYPAAWIEMTDGEKKHTAKLFATKPSIEPHHDTVGTVVIDKDMLRVALKDGYVWFEEMQLAGKKRMKTSQFINGFRIENQLMLS
- a CDS encoding bifunctional 3,4-dihydroxy-2-butanone-4-phosphate synthase/GTP cyclohydrolase II translates to MLNTIEEALQDIRDGKLVIVVDDEDRENEGDFIGAADKITPEMVNFMATHGRGLICVSLTEERCEELELEMMVGKNSSHYDTPFTISVDKIGDGCTTGISAHDRAKTIQALVDPKTDPAVLGRPGHIFPLRAKERGVLRRSGHTEASCDLARLAGLYPSGVLVEIMNEDGSMARLPQLLEISKKFNIKIISIEDLISYRLERESLIERGDEVQMPTKDGHFRLIPFRQKSNGVEHIALIKGEWDEKEPVLVRVHSSCATGDIFGSMRCECGEQLHKAMAMIEEEGKGAVVYMQQEGRGIGLMNKIKAYKLQEEGLDTVDANVHLGFDPDERDYGVGAQILRSLGVKNMRLMTNNPIKRVGLEGYGLKVQETVSIEIEPNEFNAFYMQTKKDRMGHVLEKVEPKEKK